The sequence AGGCATATGCTTGGTGACAACTACAGTTGCACACCTGTACATCACTAAAAATTTATCTGCCTTTTCATCTTTGCACGCAACTCCCTATATATCAGTCTATCAAAACTCCATTACAAAAAGAATGAAAACATATTCAAAGTTGCTAATGATTATTTACATGACGTGATATCGCCCTAATCAAAGAGTCATAAGAGAAGTTTACTACTTTTGTCTAACCTAAACAGAACAAAAGAGCAAATTTATGCCAACAGGGAGAAAAGAAACACAAAGCAGcaatatattttgtaactaaTAAGTAATCATGCTTCAATAGTTTGTACTATGCTTCAATTTAAAGATAAATTGCTATTAGCCATGTTCGTTTCTTAACCGCAAGACACAGCGGCAGCGGCCAAAAATTAAACCTGTTATCACGCCATCACACAACACCGATGAAGCACCGGCAACTTGTTATCCAGTCGCAGCGGCAAGTAACTACAGGAAAAAAGGACGCTGAAATTTTTAGCGGCATTGCGTCTAGTTTTTTCTGTCTCTGGAAATCCATTAGCGTCTACTTCAGCTTTAGATTCTATTATTCTGGTCACCGTTGCAGTACTTTTTCTTGCCGCAGCCGCTAGACGCAATGGTTAAGAAACGAACAGGGCTATTATCTACATGACCTCGATTGACAGGGAAGTATACCAAAATACTTACTCTCTAGGGGTTTAAGAAACACAGTCTTCACATATTATCTACATTTCGATTAGTCAAGACTAGGAATCATTTTTGGTCaattttttaggaaaaaaatataatacgttCCATAAATaactatgttttaaaataaaataaaaaatgcccGGAAACATCAGTAAAAACTACAAACATCGAACTGATGAGTCTGATGTTAAGATCTTTGCATATGGATCCCAAGCGATTTATCAAGACGGGTTTTAATGTATTAAATTGACATGAACACGATAATTATATCATTGCTTGAAAGATAAACAACAAATATCATCCAGTTTTCTGATTCACCAAGTTTATATTTGTAATGTTGGGCTCATGTTAAACAAACTCCGGATCCTTACAAACGATTTTGGGCCTTATCCATGAGCAAATTCTATATTTACTTTTTGGTCCAGAGCCATAACAAGCAGCGTTCAAACTATGCAGCTTATAACATGCCAGGCTCAAACGGGTAGTACCATACTTACCTGCGAGTTTTTAAAGAGGATGAAGAATCTCTACGTGGAGAGCCTTGTTTCATAGCCAAGAAGGGGACAAGAGTCAAGACACTAGACGATACAGACAATTGTATACATTCATTTCCTCACACATTCTAGTGGGTTATCCTTTCAATTTCTTTTAGGCACAAGCAACAGATCGACTCGACTTCACATTcaattttaataagaaaacaatCATGCAGGGAGTGCGAAGCTGGGTTGCTTCCACTGTGGCGGATCCATCACCAGGCATGGATCTGATTTCTCAAAGTCAGCAACCTGTAAACATATCAATCATATGAATAGAACTATCTTTgatacaaatgaaaaaaaaattgtgggcAGGCAAGAAGaagacatattaaaaaaaaaatcaccttattcCCACACTGAGGGCAATGGTGGTACTTATTCCACAGGCAATCCATTGAAGGGCAGAGAAAGCAGAACCCAAGCATAAATGGCATCATGCAAGCAACCACAGCAGCTACACCTGGTTTAGATCTGTTCCCAGATCACAAACAGAGACAAAGGTAAACACGAGAAAACCACAATCTCATGCTCTAAAAACACTTTCTATCTATAGACATCTGAAAAATATAGCCTCTAGACACGAATGCTTAGACTTCATTAACCTTATAAGCTGCTTATAGCGCAAATTCGTAATCCATTCACTTACGGGCCTGAGTTTGTTCATATAGAAAGCGTACATTCATTAAGCAAAACAACTTTATATCATTCAGAAACGCTCTATAGCTAACAAAAGTTCGAGAAGCTCCTACTCAAAACCACTGGCAAGTAACAGAGGCGATGAACATCTCTTCTGTAGATTCATTTTCGCATCAAACAGGGCAGATCCAAATACACGATCAACTAAAACGGATCGTAAGCAATatctttttttgaattatacagaggtatcATGGCCCTACAGAATTGATCCAGACTAATAATGTGTTGCCTCTAAgcgatgccgaaatgttaattccTCAGTGACCAGGATTCAAACCCAGGTGTTACCACTAGAGGTAGAAGCTCCGGTTGATCGTAAGCAATATCGAATTGCAGATTCACATAGATAATCAATAATGGAGTTGTAGAGCGATTACAAACAATGAGCTCTGGAGGAGTTACCTGATACTGGTGAGGCCAGTGTTGCCGCAATAGAGGCAATTGAAAGGAGCGGGAGTGTCCCGATAAATCGTTTGCTGGATCGGAGCACCCATCGGATCTCCGTAGATTGCGTTCGGCGGCACGATTCCGGCTTGATACGGGTTGTGTCCCGCGTAATACGGAACTCCGATCACCGTTTCTCCCTCTTTCGACATCCTTATCTGCACGACGTACAGTCAACGATTGAGACGAGGCAAGCTGATTCCAAGAAAATCGAAATTTTCCAGGGAAATTGCGACGAGGAAGATGATCTCGTTTCAAAGCAAAGTCCAAGTTAGTTACGCGTAACAggcttaaaattttgattaatggGCCTTCTTATGATTAATAGGCCttcttattaataatttaaaacccAAATTGGGCCCAAGAGGCCTAATAATTGAACTTTTCTTACATTGCGTGTCCGTACTTGAACAGAATGTCCTTTTAAAAGGCTTTTTCCTATCTACGTAAGACAGTCCTTGTCGCTGACACGTCAACCTTTCTAGTATGTTTCTGTAATCCTTGTTGTTTGATTTGATATTCTTATTGGTTAAGAATACGTCTATCTAGATTCAAGCCTAGAAAGTACGACTCTTCATCCCAAAGGCAACACACCCCAAACCGCGTTTAATATTCGTGTTAcccacttatatatatattaattctcAAAGTCAAATCGCAAACCACAAAAACACATCTCATCTCAACAACAATCTCGAATCATCCGCCAAAACTACAAGATAATTTTCAGCTATGACAGGATCCCAAGAAGAGACTCACAAGCCTCAGATCGTGGATCAAGAACATCCCAAAACAGTAGAAACAGAGGCCCAGCAGCCTTCTTCGTCGTCTCCGGATAAGAAGAAATGGGGTACTCATGTGATGGGAGCTCCGGCTGAACCGGTGGCTCATCCTGATAACCAGCAGGCAGCGGCTTGGGTCGCTGGTGATAACCGGCAGATGCCGTACCAACCTTACATCGTCTACTCTCCTGTAGAGCATCCTCCGTCTAACAACCCTCTCGAGCCCGTCATCGGAATGTTCCATACTTGGAGCAGGAAGGCTGAAACCGTAGCTCGCAACATCTGGCACAATCGTAAGTCTCCTTCTagatcattttttgtttttgttctatTGATTATTGATTGAATTAAATCTATGTGtacagtaaaaaaatatattaattcattcacataatcaatatataaacaGGAGAATTACGAGATTGGTTAAagcatattttcatatatttattaggAAATTTAGCATTTATCTATTAGACCATCTCAaatgtaattttgtttttctttagtaattctatttttaaagtaaaaagaTAACATCTCTATATTCTCCTCTATTATAGTCATAGAATTGGAGCTTGAAGCAAAAGTTAACTtataatagagtttaatatgttttatagaaaaaaataggtTTAAGTTGGAAATGGTCTAAAGAGTTTGATAGAAagtaatatatttgtataaataaacCTATTGGCTaagttaataatattataccACTAACCAATGTTGATGAATTTTTGACGGTTCTTGTTTGTGCAGTGAAGACGGGACCGTCTATGGAGGAAACGGTGTGGGGAAAGGCTAACTTGACGGTGAAAGCGATAACAAAGGGAGGTTTCGAGTCTCTCTTCAGACAGATATTCGGAACGGATCCGAACGAGAAGCTGAAGAAGACTTTCGCATGTTATCTCTCGACTACGACAGGCCCTGTCGCTGGAACTTTGTATCTCTCTAATGTTCGCGTTGCTTTTTGTAGCGACCGTCCTCTCTTCTTCACAGCGCCTTCAGGACAAGAAGCTTGGAGTTACTACAGGGTAAGTTAGTCAAGTcatgttttgtaaaaataaaaacgtttCTATAAATTTAATTGATGTTTGATGGTTTTTGGGCAGGTGGTGGTACCGTTGGTGAATATTGCGACGGTAAACCCGGTGGTGGTGAAGGAGGATCCACCGGAGAAGTATATCCAGCTGACGACGGTGGATGGACATGACTTCTGGTTCATGGGTTTTGTTAATTACGAGAAGGCTTCTCATCATTTGCTGACTAGTGTCTCGGACTCTCAAACCGCTCGTACCTCTGCGTCTGGTTAGAGAAATATATCACAGTGTTTGTGTCT is a genomic window of Brassica napus cultivar Da-Ae chromosome A2, Da-Ae, whole genome shotgun sequence containing:
- the LOC106384051 gene encoding GEM-like protein 5 — protein: MTGSQEETHKPQIVDQEHPKTVETEAQQPSSSSPDKKKWGTHVMGAPAEPVAHPDNQQAAAWVAGDNRQMPYQPYIVYSPVEHPPSNNPLEPVIGMFHTWSRKAETVARNIWHNLKTGPSMEETVWGKANLTVKAITKGGFESLFRQIFGTDPNEKLKKTFACYLSTTTGPVAGTLYLSNVRVAFCSDRPLFFTAPSGQEAWSYYRVVVPLVNIATVNPVVVKEDPPEKYIQLTTVDGHDFWFMGFVNYEKASHHLLTSVSDSQTARTSASG
- the LOC106384042 gene encoding GSH-induced LITAF domain protein — encoded protein: MSKEGETVIGVPYYAGHNPYQAGIVPPNAIYGDPMGAPIQQTIYRDTPAPFNCLYCGNTGLTSIRSKPGVAAVVACMMPFMLGFCFLCPSMDCLWNKYHHCPQCGNKVADFEKSDPCLVMDPPQWKQPSFALPA